The DNA sequence CGAGTTCCTGCACCATGGCGCGCCGCACGAACTCGTCGCGGCTGATGGCGTCGAAGTCGCCCACGCCTTCCAGGTTCATGATGCCCGACGAATGGGTGAGCAGTTGGTGCAGCGTGATGGACTGCTTGTCGGATGGCACGTCGGAAAAATATTTCGTGATGGGGTCGCTCACACTCAGGCGCCCGTCGTCGGACAAAGCCAGGATGGCGGCGCCGGTGAACTGCTTGGTGATGGAGCCGATGGTGGAGACGGTCTGGGGCGTCCACGGGCGGGCGGTCGCGCGGTCGGCAAGCCCGTATCCGGATGCCAGCAGGGTGCGATCGCCCTCCGCCACCAGAACCGAGCCCGCAAAGCCCAGGTTCTCCAGCCGGTCCAGGTACGTTTCCAGTGCGGGGATGCGGTCGTCGATCCCCGCGCCGGCGGCCGGGCCGGCGAGGGAGAGGACCAGCATGAGCAGGAGGGGCAGACTGCGCATGCCGCTTGAACGTAACCGGACGCCGGAAGGTTCCGCGCAATTTTCTTAGTCCGTCACCAGGGTTTCCGCGCCTTCGCCCGGCAGGATGAGGGTGGGGTGGACTGCCGCTGGCGGAATCTGGTAAAATCCCACCTCCACGTGCGATTAGCCGCCCCATAGCCCCCAGGGTCTGGTGAGCAGCCGTGGATTCCGGAGGCGACGCGGGTTCGCGATTTGCGGATTTTGAGGCTTCTTCTCGCGGAATCCAGGCACACCGAAGAACGAAACTGGAGGCAATCAGGATGAAGACAGTACTCCTTGGATCTGTATTCTGCGTGATGCTCGTGGCAGTTCAGGTCGGCCATCCGGCCGCAGCCAGCGTGGTCCTCACCCCGGTCCTCGATAACACCATGTACTCGGAGTCGGATACGCTGAGCAACGCGCTCGGGCTACATTTCTATTCCGGTAACAACGCCGGCGGCCCACTCCCCCCGGCCGACTCGCGCCGCGGTCTGGTTGCGTTCGACGTCGCAGCGGTCATCCCGGCCGGTGCAACCATCGACAGCGTGGCGTTGCAGCTGACCCTTTCCAAAGCAAATCTTCTTGGGCCCGCCACCACGATCGTCTCGCTGCACCGCGCACTGGCGAGCTGGGGAGAGGGAACCTCCATTGCCAACCAGGGTCTGGGCGAGGGCTCTGGCGGTCTCGCCACCCCCGGCGATGCAACGTGGCTGGACCGCTTCCGGGGAACGTTGCTGTGGACGACACCGGGCGGCGACTTTGTGTTCGCGGCGAGCGCCAGCCGGTCGGTGCCTGTCACCTCAGGGAACTACACATGGACATCCGCCCAGATGGTGGCCGACGTTCAAGTGTGGCTCGACAGCCCCGCGTCCGCCTTCGGCTGGGTGGTCAAAGGCGATGAGACGGTGGTCAGCTCGGCACGTCAGTGGGATTCGCGCCAGAGCCCTCCGGCAAGACGGCCGAAGCTCACGGTCTTCTACACGGTTGCGCCCACGGGCGTGGGCGGAGACGTGGTGCCCAACCGGTTTGCCCTGCAACCCAACTACCCCAATCCGTTCAATCCCTCCACGGTGATCCCGTTTGAGGTTCCGAGCGGTGGTGGGCATGTGACGATTGGTGTCTACGACGCAACGGGACACCGCGTGCGTGTTCTGTTCGACAACCGTTCGGACGAAGGCCGGCACGAGGTAACGTGGGACGGCCGCGACAAGAACGGTGTGCAGGTGGCATCCGGAGTCTACCTGGTGCGCTTGAGTGCGGGTGCGGCGACGGACGTCCGCAAGATTGTACTGGCAAAGTAGGATCTCCGGAACTGCTCGGCAGTGCCACCGTGATTCCCGGGTTGCCCGCCGGACCTTGACAGGCGCTAGTGGAGGAGTACGGACAGGCCTACAACTACCTGGGCTCGCGGGTACGTACCGTGGCGCGGTCGCCGGGGAGGATCATGCGTTTCACCTGCACCCCGCCTTCCCAGGCCGGGCGCGGTGCTGGTGGCGCAGGGGCGCGACAAGAGACAGTCGGTACTCAGGTTGCCATGTGACCAGCATGAGCAGGAGGGGCAGGCTGCGCATGCCGCTTAGACGTAACCGGGGTCCAAGTTGACAATCTGGAGGACCCGAGAATAGAGTTTGGAAGCGGATTGGTCCAATATCGAGGAGGGATACCGATGAAACAAGTAATCGC is a window from the Candidatus Krumholzibacteriia bacterium genome containing:
- a CDS encoding DNRLRE domain-containing protein, which translates into the protein MKTVLLGSVFCVMLVAVQVGHPAAASVVLTPVLDNTMYSESDTLSNALGLHFYSGNNAGGPLPPADSRRGLVAFDVAAVIPAGATIDSVALQLTLSKANLLGPATTIVSLHRALASWGEGTSIANQGLGEGSGGLATPGDATWLDRFRGTLLWTTPGGDFVFAASASRSVPVTSGNYTWTSAQMVADVQVWLDSPASAFGWVVKGDETVVSSARQWDSRQSPPARRPKLTVFYTVAPTGVGGDVVPNRFALQPNYPNPFNPSTVIPFEVPSGGGHVTIGVYDATGHRVRVLFDNRSDEGRHEVTWDGRDKNGVQVASGVYLVRLSAGAATDVRKIVLAK